TATCCAATATTTTTTATTAATTTATTTAAAAGAGAATCATTTACAGTTTCATAGATAGTTTTATAGTTAAATAGACATCCATATACTGCTAATGTTGTATGTAGAGGATTTAAGCAAGTAGTTACTTTCATTCTCTCTATTTTTTCAACAGTTTCTCTATCAGTAACATATACTCCAGCTTCTGATAACTCTATTTGTGGTTTTCCATTTGGGAATTTATCTTCTACTACAAAATATTGTGGAGCTTCAGCATTTACAAATGGAGCTGTAAAACTGTTTCTTTCAGTTACAACTATATCCATATTTTCAAATCCTAGCTCTTCTAAATGTTTTTCAATTACTTCTGCTGGTCTTGGAGTAATTTTATCTATCATAGATACTGGAAATGCTACTACTGAATCATTAGATACATAATCTAAAAACTCTCCTTCTACAAAGTTTTTAGCTATCCATTGATTTGCTATCTCTATTACTGCTGCTCTTATTCTATCTCCATTACCTGCACAGTTATCCATACTTACAATACTAATAGGTGTTTTTCCATTTTTAAATCTAGCATATAAAAGTGATGTAAGAATACTCATTACATGTTTAGAGTTTTCTGGACCATTTTCAAAATCCTCTTGTATAACTTTGAAAAATTCTCCATTAGGTGCTTTTAAGTTGTATCCTTTTTCTGTGATTGTAAAACTTATCATTTGAAGAGATGGAGCGATAGCTATATCCATTAATTTTGCTTTTTCACTACTAATTTTTACACTATCTACAATACTTCCAATAATTTCATTTTCAAATTCTCCATTTTTAAATAGAGTTACTAACATTGTTAAGTTATCATATGGAGTATATACTTTATCTATTATCTCTTCGTCAAAACTTTCAGCTACGATTATTCCTGTATCTTCAAGTCCTTTATTTAAAAGATTTTGTGCCATTTTCCCTATGTATGCTCTGAAAATATTACCAGCACCAAAATGTAACCATTTTGGTGCTTTGTTTGTATTTTCTTTGATTTTTTCTATATCATACATAGGAGTTTTTACTATACCTTTTAAAGAAGTTTCTATATTATTTAACTCTTTTAAACATAATTTCATTTTAACTCCTCCTAG
The DNA window shown above is from uncultured Fusobacterium sp. and carries:
- a CDS encoding mannitol dehydrogenase family protein, translating into MKLCLKELNNIETSLKGIVKTPMYDIEKIKENTNKAPKWLHFGAGNIFRAYIGKMAQNLLNKGLEDTGIIVAESFDEEIIDKVYTPYDNLTMLVTLFKNGEFENEIIGSIVDSVKISSEKAKLMDIAIAPSLQMISFTITEKGYNLKAPNGEFFKVIQEDFENGPENSKHVMSILTSLLYARFKNGKTPISIVSMDNCAGNGDRIRAAVIEIANQWIAKNFVEGEFLDYVSNDSVVAFPVSMIDKITPRPAEVIEKHLEELGFENMDIVVTERNSFTAPFVNAEAPQYFVVEDKFPNGKPQIELSEAGVYVTDRETVEKIERMKVTTCLNPLHTTLAVYGCLFNYKTIYETVNDSLLNKLIKNIGYNEALPVVENPGILDPKAFIDEVVNERFPNPFIPDQPERIATDTSQKVGIRFGETIKSYLNSKDLDVKTLKYIPMVYAGWFRYLMGLDDNGNERSISSDPMLDMLKESISGIEFGKPETYNGQLKEVLKNKMIFGVDLEEVGLSDLIEKYFVEMLAGKDAVKNTLKKYLVD